In Solea senegalensis isolate Sse05_10M linkage group LG6, IFAPA_SoseM_1, whole genome shotgun sequence, one genomic interval encodes:
- the LOC122770651 gene encoding 3-oxo-5-alpha-steroid 4-dehydrogenase 2-like, which produces MMPCLESPVFYLSWSLVVGGALYFWQQTRVHTPYGRYTCERTRCCSARLGWFLQEVPSLLVPLLLLLLLQEEETGTSPGTSTGTSTGRTLLLCTFMLHYFHRSCIYAFLTRGRPLPLMTVVQAAIFCSVNGFLQSHHLLHCTHFPHSWSSSARQAGGFLLFVVGLSINVHSDHILRNLRRPGEVVYRIPHGGMFEFVSAANFFGEIVEWCGYAVVTWTFPAFAFAFFSACSIGPRAFHHHRDYQQRFEDYPRCRKALIPFIL; this is translated from the exons ATGATGCCATGTTTGGAGTCTCCAGTGTTTTACCTCAGTTGGTCTCTGGTCGTCGGGGGCGCGCTCTACTTTTGGCAGCAGACGCGCGTGCACACGCCGTACGGTCGTTACACGTGTGAGCGCACGCGCTGCTGTTCGGCCAGACTGGGCTGGTTCCTACAGGAAGTTCCGTCTCTGCTggtgccgctgctgctgctgctgctgctgcaggaggaggagaccgGGACCAGCCCCGGGACCAGCACCGGGACCAGCACCGGGAGGACGCTGCTGCTCTGCACCTTCATGCTTCACTATTTCCACAG GAGTTGTATCTACGCCTTCCTGACCAGAGGAAGGCCCCTCCCCCTGATGACGGTCGTCCAGGCGGCCATCTTCTGCTCTGTGAACGGATTCCTGCAGAGTCACCACctgctgcactgcacacacttccctcacagctggagcagcagcgcTCGGCAGGCTGGAG GTTTCCTTCTGTTTGTCGTCGGTCTGAGCATCAACGTCCACAGCGACCACATCCTACGCAACCTGAGGAGACCTGGAGAGGTGGTCTACAGGATCCCCCACG GTGGGATGTTTGAGTTTGTGTCGGCTGCAAACTTCTTCGGGGAGATCGTGGAGTGGTGTGGTTACGCTGTAGTGACGTGGACCTTCCCTGCCTTCGCCTTTGCGTTCTTCAGCGCCTGCTCCATCGGGCCCAGAGCGTTCCACCACCACAG AGACTACCAGCAGCGGTTTGAAGACTATCCTCGCTGCAGGAAAGCTCTGATCCCCTTCATACTTTGA
- the LOC122770935 gene encoding neoverrucotoxin subunit alpha-like yields the protein FIYIRLSQTRLSEKSCEDLSSVLSSESSSLRDLDLSKNDLQDSGVELLSAGLKNPHCALETLSLSGCMVSVEGCSSLAASLTSNPTHLRELDLSYNHPGVVGDKLLSAGLKDPHWRLEKLRLEHIGEQRLKPGLKKYACDLTVDMNTVHRKLKLSNDNRTTTSVLDTQSYPDHPHRFHSWPQLLCSDTLSARCYWEVEWAGRVNVAVTYKGLCRREESAASRLGRNNQSWSLICSDVDGYCVWHDHKRQTCPLPPSPSHKVAVYLDCPAGTLSFYSVSGDALIHLHTFNTKFTEPLYPGFGFAYEWPGSSVTLCSV from the exons tttatttacatcaggTTGAGTCAAACCCGTTTGTCGGAGAAAAGCTGTGAGGATTTGTCGTCAGTCCTCAGCTCTGAGTCCTCGAGCCtcagagacctggacctgagtaaGAACGACCTGCAGGACTCAGGAGTggagctgctgtctgctggacTCAAGAATCCACACTGTGCCCTGGAGACGCTTAG tcTCTCAGGTTGTATGGTCTCTGTAGAaggctgttcttctctggctgCCTCCCTGACCTCTAACCCTACCCACCTGAGAGAACTGGATCTGAGTTACAATCATCCAGGAGTTGTAGGAGACAAGCTCCTGTCTGCTGGACTGAAGGACCCACACTGGAGGCTGGAGAAACTCCG actGGAACACATTGGCGAACAGAGACTTAAACCTGGTCTGAAgaagt ATGCTTGTGACCTCACAGTCGACATGAACACCGTGcacaggaaactgaaactgTCCAATGACAACAGGACAACAACGTCGGTGCTGGACACTCAGTCGTATCCCGATCATCCTCACAGATTCCACTCTTGGCCTCAGCTGCTCTGCAGCGACACTCTGAGCGCTCGCtgttactgggaggtggagtggGCGGGGCGAGTGAATGTGGCGGTGACATACAAAGGACTGTGTCGGCGGGAAGAGAGCGCCGCCTCGCGGTTGGGACGAAACAACCAGTCCTGGAGTCTGATCTGCTCCGATGTGGACGGTTACTGTGTGTGGCACGATCACAAGAGGCAGACGTGTCCTCTCccaccctcaccctctcacaaaGTAGCTGTGTATTTGGACTGTCCTGCCGGgactctgtccttctacagcgtGTCTGGGGACGCGCTGATCCACCTACACACCTTCAACACCAAGTTCACCGAGCCGCTCTACCCGGGGTTCGGGTTTGCGTACGAATGGCCTGGTtcttctgtgactctgtgttcaGTGTAG